A window of Chelmon rostratus isolate fCheRos1 chromosome 18, fCheRos1.pri, whole genome shotgun sequence genomic DNA:
GTACTATTCTGAACATCTGCAAAAATTTGGTATGGAACGGGACACGGCCACACAGTCGGACGGGTCCACACACGGTGCAAGATGTCCTTAGATTCTCTGTTCTGGAGGACAGACGGCCAGACCCTGGCCAAGAGGACGGCCGGTCATCCTCTCGGTGGTAACTGTGATGTGACCTGCTTCAGCTGGTCTCATTCCTGGGTGAGAGCACGTGCCCTCGGGCCTCGTGGGGGAAACACAGATGTCTGTCTTTGTGGTTCTTGGAGCGGAGCCCGCCTTCGCTCCCCCCAAGCAAAGCTGACCTGAGGGTTTGTGTTCAGTAACCAGTTCTCGCTAATCCCGCGAAACGAGCCTGAGACGGCTGCTCCAACGGCGCATGAAGAAATCTCTCAGCTGCATTCATTGTTGtgtaaaagaaacacaaagccGCATTCAGATCAGTCTCTGGAGTGCTCATACAGGTAACTTGCAAAACGATTCGTGAGCGCTAATTTTCCCTTAACACCCCCAGGGATTCCcctcactcagtcagtcagattCACTCACGCTGGGTCTTCATGCAGACTCTCTCTGTGGTTAACTTGGTTGTGGTTAACTGGCTGACAATTTGTTTAGAGGAAAGCAGCAGCCAAACTTCTTCCCTCATCgctttgcacacacactttatgcAAATCCTGGGACTTTGTCTGCCCTGCTGACTCACAGGCCTGTTGCAGGGCTACAGATGGCCCTGCCAGCAGGACAACCCTCACACATGGCAtcttgcatgtatgtgtgagggtgtgctctgtgtgtgagtatatgtGTCATATCATGAAACTACTGCGGCCAGCTGGTGCGAGTTTTCTTGCTCGAGTAACCGGGAGCAGCTTAAGTCACATCCCTTTTCCCAGCACCATTCATCACGTGACCGAAAGCGGACGGGAGCCTGTACGCCCTGTACACAATCCGAGCCCTCGTCAAACCTTAAGGCTGCAAAAGCTTTGAGTGACATGACGTGGGCGAATTCACAGTCTTTATGCTTTATCACTAGCACATAAAGACATCGGATAAATTTTAAGGGTCACGAGATGATTCCTGGGGTAGGACGTGAGAAAAGTTCTGCTACAATACAATCAACTTCATTTCTccaatcttttcattttttcttgtgaaatactgtttagttttatttttccatgcacctaaaatgattcaaatgaaATGGTCTGAGGGGGAAAACCCCTCTTTGATTAAGGCTACAGCTCATACTCATGCACATGGGGATGAGCTTTGAATGGTTTGACACTTTGAAAGTGTAATTATTATTCGTTTTCTAGCtaaagttagatgagaagataccATAAAtacctctctcatgtctgtaacATAAAAATGTAGCTACAGCCTGTGaatagttagcttagcttaccataaagactggaaatggggggaaatcaattaacacattatatctggtttgtttatATCTATCACATGATTCCTGcgtaaaacatttttttttacattttattacaaCACATTATAACAATTAGTGAGCTTGGAGGTGCGTTCTGTAACCATTGGACAGGGCAAGGCTAGCTGTTaccccttgtttccagtcttaatgctaagctacgctaactaTCTCCTGGCAGCAGCTTCATACCTATGGTATCaaacttctcatctaactctatgcaagaaatgtcaaaaaaccAAAtgtcgtaaaaaaaaaaacgagtcAAGCGAGCAGAGAAAGAGCTGAAGTCTGCATTTGAAGGTGCTTTATTGACAACAGGAGTGTACGGAGAAACGCTGACCGTTCAGCTGGTCTGAATGTTGTACTTGCTGCTACTATGGAATGCCTTCACAAGCAtccttttgtgtttctgaatgcGGAGCGCTGACGAGCGCCCCCGCCCTCCCCCTGGCCTGCAGGACAAGAGCTTTTTCATCCAGCTTGTTGGTCCTCTCTGACAGCTACCCAGCCCAGTGCTCTCCATAGAGGTACCACACTTACAACATTGCTTGCTATTGTATTCTGACTAACTGCTGAGAAAGGACGCAGCATATTTTTCTAGTTTCTCcacaataaaaatagaaaaatgaagTGATTGCTACATGGGAGGGAGTGCTAAATGTGCTATTGATGATGTCAGCTTTCAGATCATGTGCAAGGGAAGAGTCGGAAAAAGACAGCAACGGTCGAAATGTGTGGGCAGCAGATACAAAGCAGCAACTAAGCATTTTTTCTTACAACTCATATCCTGTTTGTCATGTGAGGTAACGCCACTACCCTCTACACGACAATGTTCAGTCCGTCTGTGATCATAGCTCCTCTATTCCTAATGTATCTTGCGCTAACATATGCTTATGCTGAAGAACTTTTGTGTCCATTCCCGTGACCTTACTTGTCCCACAATCGTATCTTTTTGTCAATCTCCCTCCCAGGGAAGTTTTTGTGTTGGTGCGAACCTGCAGTTCAGCACTTTTCTTCTCCACTGAATGGTGCTTCTTGTCAGAGAGCAAGTCTGCTGTAAATTAAAACCACCGTCGCCTGAATAAGGAAATCCTACTGGCCTGAGTGTGCTTCTGAAGGAAAGAAGTTTTTCTGACTGAGGTGGTGACTTCGAAATCACTTCGAAATCATCCATTTCACTCACTTGACTGCACCATTGAACATTTCACCTCTTCATccatttacaaaagaaaaaaaaattggttgCAAGGTACAGTAAAATCCACATTTAAATCCAGTTAATCTACATTTTATGTAAATTCAAAAACTGCCGAAGCTGCAGAAAACATATTAGCCTTCATTGTGTCTAGCCATGCAGCAAGTTTCAGTTTTATATGCAGAGGTTTTCTCAAATTTATTTTGAGCTGCACAAAGCATCGAGATGTTACATAAAGAACCGCACAACGCCACCACATTACCCCAGAAACAATATCCGGGTTACTCTGAATAATCCCCAGACTAACTTCATTGGACATCATCAGCGCTGCATGACAAATCTTACCGAAGACAACAAGGATGAAGAGCAAAGTAGCCACCCCTGCCGTGATGTAGAACATGACACTGATGTGGTGAGCCAGCTCGTCCATGTCGTCCACATTGGGCACCAGGATAGGAGGCACGAGGAACCCGATGGCGATGCCCAGCTGTGGGACAGTGAACACAAGTTAAAGGAAAAAACTGCTCGGTGTGAATACACTGAGCGCCACGATACTGTTTTCCAAGTAATATAAAATCAAGGTGGTTTAGAAATAGAATAAGCCGATAGGAGCAGTGTTATCTACAGCACATGATATGAAGacacttttttccatttaaacaGCTAAACAGACAAAGTGTGACGAGGAGGTTTTCAGCGAGCAGTTGCCAAGCTTTCTCAGGACTCTCGCACCAGGACACTAGAAGTCTTGTGTGCCTCTGGCATCCAGCACAGCCCAGCGTAATCTACAGACTGCTGTCAGACAGCCTGGCTGTGTGGACCCTGCTGCAGGACAAGAAATTCAGCAGTGATCAATTAGACATTCAGACAAACCTGGTTCCCCAGAACTCCTATGGAACAAGCCGTGGAAACCTCTTTATCTCCGAACCACACTGAGGCAAGGTAAGAAGGGATGCCCAGGACAAACACAGTGGCTACTGAGCACACAAACTGGCCAAAAAAGGTGACTGGGAACATATTGGGACTGGCACTACCAATTTTTATCCAAGCACCAATGCAGTTAAAGGCTGACCCGACGAGGACAACGTCCCGGATTCCCCTGTTGTCCAGGAGCCACAGGACGGGCAGGATAAGTGGGATGTAAGTGAGCAGGTAGATCATGGACAACCAGTCGATGGCCAGAGAGTCAATGTTGTAGAAGCGCATGAATATGTTGCTGATAATGCCGTACTGAAGCCACATGAAGGAATTGCTGGCTGAGACGGCGCTGAAGAGAAACAGCATGAGCCAGCGGCGGTGGTAAAGTCTGGTCTCAGCCTTGGGGACCAGCTCTGCCTGGTCCCCGCGCAAAGCCTCGGCGTCTAACCGTGAACCAATAGAGATGGCTCTGCCCAAAGGTCCTGGACTCCACTGAAGCGCAGCGAGGCCCGGAGCGCGATTCTTTGCAGCCTTGGCCCACTCCTCACCACCGAGTTCAGAATTTTCATGGTTGCCTTTCAAGGTATTGTTTCGCGGCATTTTAACCGTCCCACAGCGGGCCCCTGGAACGTGAGAGGTGAGAGGTCTTCAAATTTTCAGAGCCTGTGTCCTGATCAGCTCTGCAGTCCTGAGCGGAGAGAGGTGCTTTTCTCGGAGAAGCGAGAGAGCGAGCACAGCTGGAGCTACTGGAGTCCATTCACAACTCATTGCACATATCTTCAGACCTGTCATGTGATGCTAATATAGGAAATCCTCCAATTCCATGCAAACCACTCCTACCAGCTCAGACCTTGCATTACTTCTTTACTTAACCGTACGAATAGCAGTGAGAAATCCCAGAAAGCAAATAACAGACATATTTGTCTGTTGATCTTTAATTAAGCCTCTTGTGAAGGCTAACTCATTTGATTGTGGATGTGGATTTTGGGGTTGCTACAACAGGTTAATATTTCCAAGTCTTTGTTATTGATCACCTACAGATACCTGTACTGTTAAAGATAACACCTAGAATACTTCAATTGATTCTAAAACTTAGGTTTAAAATTTAGCTTTtgtcacagatttttttctgctaACTTCTGCTGTTGTTGACTTTTTGTGCTGACCGTGCTCgacatcagctgctgttcaAACCTTTGATGTTCAGAGGAAATAAGAAGACGCCGATGTGGCAGTAAAGTCTGTGATGTGGAGTGTTACAGATATGACTTGCATTGCAATAAAATGTGATATGATGAAACACGCTGATAAAACGGCAATTTGGATGCAATAAAATAAACGATTACAATCAA
This region includes:
- the flvcr2b gene encoding feline leukemia virus subgroup C receptor-related protein 2 isoform X1, translating into MPRNNTLKGNHENSELGGEEWAKAAKNRAPGLAALQWSPGPLGRAISIGSRLDAEALRGDQAELVPKAETRLYHRRWLMLFLFSAVSASNSFMWLQYGIISNIFMRFYNIDSLAIDWLSMIYLLTYIPLILPVLWLLDNRGIRDVVLVGSAFNCIGAWIKIGSASPNMFPVTFFGQFVCSVATVFVLGIPSYLASVWFGDKEVSTACSIGVLGNQLGIAIGFLVPPILVPNVDDMDELAHHISVMFYITAGVATLLFILVVFVFQERPELPPTQAQATARSIPPEQYSYTASILRLLRNRPFILLIVTYGLNVGCFYAVGTLLNRMIIEHYPGEEVNAGRIGLTIVIAGMVGSLICGIWLDKTKTYKQTTLAVYFMSLVGMIVYAATLSLGHLWVVFITAGALGFFMTGYLPLGFEFAVELTYPESEGTSSGLLNCSAQVFGIIFTICQGKIIDRFGTLAGNIFLSVFLLIGTIMTGLIRSDLKRQTANRLAKEAEGRMSGQDYGATALISEPQTPSSQA